From the Halalkalicoccus sp. CGA53 genome, one window contains:
- a CDS encoding CHRD domain-containing protein yields the protein MQTPRRTRRWVLRTTGAAVAGAAVIGSASADEHIIREEAVLTDEAHGLDTGASGLATFEVDVEAEEIHYTVHIDEICDPNQAHVHVGGPDEDGPVVAWLYPEDVREPRIIEGLFQGTLAEGTTTPEDFVGPIEGMSLEEAGALLQEEGAYVNVHTDEHPGGEIRGQIEVVDAEEGDEPPEEEPEDEGDERDEPDDEEGDEYEDEEPEEHDDDDEDEYEDDEETSLIQFVLSLFRSLFV from the coding sequence ATGCAAACACCGAGGCGAACACGTCGCTGGGTGCTACGGACGACTGGGGCCGCGGTCGCGGGCGCGGCGGTCATCGGCAGTGCCAGCGCAGACGAGCACATCATCCGGGAAGAAGCGGTGTTGACGGACGAAGCTCACGGGCTCGACACCGGTGCAAGTGGACTCGCCACGTTCGAGGTGGACGTTGAGGCCGAAGAGATCCACTACACGGTTCATATCGACGAGATCTGTGATCCGAACCAGGCCCACGTCCACGTGGGCGGGCCGGACGAGGACGGGCCGGTCGTGGCCTGGCTCTATCCTGAAGACGTTCGAGAACCCCGAATTATCGAGGGACTGTTCCAGGGAACGCTCGCTGAGGGAACGACTACGCCCGAGGATTTCGTTGGCCCGATCGAGGGGATGTCGCTCGAAGAGGCGGGTGCGCTGCTCCAGGAGGAGGGCGCCTACGTCAACGTTCACACCGACGAACATCCCGGTGGCGAGATCCGTGGTCAGATCGAAGTCGTCGATGCTGAGGAGGGTGACGAACCACCCGAAGAGGAACCCGAGGACGAGGGCGACGAACGTGATGAACCCGACGATGAAGAGGGAGATGAATACGAGGACGAAGAACCCGAAGAACACGATGACGATGATGAGGACGAATACGAGGACGACGAGGAGACCTCGTTGATTCAGTTCGTGTTATCCCTGTTCCGATCACTCTTCGTGTAG
- a CDS encoding helix-turn-helix transcriptional regulator → MYRHTVRTLALGASFASVTGVTGATAWGGGTDPGRTVSSVSVDGAVAVFLSLLVVALAGSAVVLWRRSGAAGDRSASQEGEARHGSTSADPETPNDRERVLSLLERNDGRMRQVRIVDETDWSKSKTSVVLTGMEAEGLVSKLRVGRENIVSLAGREFDTAPGSVREQ, encoded by the coding sequence ATGTATCGGCACACCGTCCGGACGCTCGCGCTCGGAGCGTCCTTCGCGTCCGTCACCGGTGTCACGGGAGCGACCGCGTGGGGAGGGGGAACGGATCCGGGGAGGACCGTATCCTCGGTGAGCGTCGACGGAGCCGTGGCCGTATTTCTCTCGCTACTCGTCGTCGCGCTCGCCGGAAGCGCAGTGGTGCTCTGGCGACGGTCCGGGGCTGCCGGTGACCGGAGTGCATCTCAGGAGGGGGAAGCACGCCACGGGAGCACGTCCGCCGACCCGGAGACCCCGAACGATCGGGAGCGGGTCCTCTCCCTCCTCGAGAGAAATGACGGCCGGATGCGACAGGTCCGGATCGTCGACGAGACCGACTGGTCGAAGTCAAAGACAAGCGTCGTACTCACGGGGATGGAAGCCGAGGGGCTGGTCAGCAAACTCCGCGTCGGTCGAGAGAACATCGTGAGCCTCGCCGGACGCGAGTTCGACACCGCTCCGGGGTCGGTTCGAGAGCAGTAA
- a CDS encoding MBL fold metallo-hydrolase, producing MISNLAAGSRAFTSNAFLIPGDRTVLVDPGANFDVVGRLSEDVDRLDAVVLTHTHEDHVGNVPRVREAFDVDVWGFDPSHPAVDHPIDDGDRVDLGDDTYRALHTPGHKDDHLCLYAESEGILFAGDLIFQNGGFGRTDLPEGDRPTLLESIDRVHELVSPSLSELHPGHGPSVTTDAFSHVELAKRSARF from the coding sequence GTGATCTCGAACCTCGCTGCCGGCAGTCGTGCGTTCACCAGCAACGCGTTTCTGATACCTGGCGACCGGACGGTTCTCGTCGACCCGGGGGCGAACTTCGACGTGGTCGGTCGACTGAGCGAGGATGTCGACCGACTCGACGCCGTCGTCCTCACGCACACCCACGAGGACCACGTCGGGAACGTGCCCAGGGTTCGCGAGGCGTTCGACGTCGACGTCTGGGGCTTCGATCCCAGCCACCCCGCCGTGGATCACCCGATCGACGACGGCGATCGGGTCGACCTCGGCGACGACACGTATCGCGCGTTACACACGCCCGGTCACAAGGACGACCACCTCTGTCTCTACGCCGAGAGCGAGGGAATCCTCTTCGCCGGCGACCTGATCTTCCAGAACGGCGGGTTCGGCCGGACCGACCTGCCGGAAGGTGATCGTCCGACGTTGCTCGAGAGTATCGACCGGGTTCACGAACTCGTCTCACCCTCGCTCTCTGAACTCCACCCCGGACACGGGCCGAGCGTCACGACCGACGCCTTCTCGCACGTCGAACTCGCGAAACGGTCCGCACGGTTCTAG
- a CDS encoding DUF5827 family protein, translating to MPAEKAEFDALYPCDFYTAEELLEPEEMYTVSEIARLLQGLDPHTEIDPETEVVLVDWAIPWIVANADDLVVGEPRAEDEPGYYGLKRQEDLD from the coding sequence ATGCCCGCCGAGAAAGCCGAGTTCGACGCGCTCTACCCGTGTGACTTCTACACCGCCGAGGAGCTGTTGGAGCCGGAGGAGATGTACACCGTAAGCGAGATCGCCCGACTGCTCCAGGGGCTCGACCCCCATACCGAGATCGACCCGGAGACCGAGGTCGTGCTCGTCGACTGGGCGATCCCGTGGATCGTCGCGAACGCCGACGATCTCGTCGTCGGCGAGCCCAGAGCGGAGGACGAACCGGGTTACTACGGGTTGAAACGGCAGGAGGACCTCGACTAG
- the sod gene encoding superoxide dismutase, with product MPEQSHAELPDLPYDYDALEPSISEQVVTWHHDTHHQSYVNGLNSAEETLAENRESGDFGSSANAMGAVTHNGCGHYLHTLFWENMHADGGGEPEGDLADRIEEDFGSYEGWKGEFEAAASAAGGWALLVYDPVAKQLRNLKVDKHDQGALWGAHPILACDVWEHSYYHDYGPDRGSFVEGFFDVINWESVAEEYQKCVDHFE from the coding sequence ATGCCAGAGCAATCACACGCCGAACTGCCGGACCTACCGTACGACTACGACGCGCTCGAACCATCGATCTCCGAACAGGTCGTCACGTGGCACCACGACACGCACCACCAGAGCTACGTGAACGGGCTCAACTCCGCCGAGGAGACGCTCGCGGAGAACCGCGAGTCGGGCGACTTCGGATCGTCGGCGAACGCGATGGGGGCGGTGACCCACAACGGCTGTGGCCACTACCTTCACACGCTGTTCTGGGAGAACATGCACGCCGACGGCGGTGGCGAGCCGGAGGGCGACCTCGCCGACCGCATCGAGGAGGACTTCGGCTCCTACGAGGGCTGGAAGGGCGAGTTCGAGGCCGCAGCCTCCGCGGCGGGCGGCTGGGCACTGCTGGTCTACGACCCGGTCGCGAAGCAGCTTCGCAACCTCAAGGTCGACAAGCACGACCAGGGCGCGCTGTGGGGCGCTCACCCGATCCTCGCCTGCGATGTCTGGGAGCACTCGTACTACCACGACTACGGCCCGGACCGCGGCAGCTTCGTCGAGGGCTTCTTCGACGTGATCAACTGGGAATCGGTCGCAGAAGAGTACCAGAAGTGCGTCGATCACTTCGAGTAG
- a CDS encoding CaiB/BaiF CoA transferase family protein has translation MVGEAREPGSETGPLSGITVLDASRVLVGPFCTMQLGDLGADVIKVERPGEGDQTRGWHPPTYGESDESTYYLSVNRNKRSVTIDLGTEEGQEVFRRLAREADVLVENFRVGTLERWGLGYESLSEENPGLIYAKLSGYGEWGPKRDEPAYDLAIQAEGGFMSITGIENGEPVRVGVAIADIGAGMYATQAILAALFQREIGTGEGQKIDVSLLDGQVAWLTYMGTSYLATGEVPGRMGSKHPNIVPYRAFEAEDGYVVVAAASEPIWRRLCVAIGREELAEDDRFATNADRVANREALEAILESVFGSYTVEGLIEHLADHDVPATPVNDLERVFDSPQVEARGMRQTVSHPTAGSIDLPGVPMHFSGASTEVRRHPPLLGEHTEEVLREMGYEDADIARFRDSGAI, from the coding sequence ATGGTCGGCGAGGCACGCGAGCCGGGCAGCGAGACTGGCCCGCTTTCCGGGATCACGGTCCTCGACGCCTCCCGGGTGCTCGTCGGACCGTTCTGCACGATGCAGCTCGGCGATCTCGGCGCGGACGTGATCAAGGTCGAGCGCCCGGGCGAGGGCGACCAGACCCGCGGGTGGCATCCGCCGACCTACGGCGAGAGCGACGAGAGCACCTACTACCTGAGCGTCAACCGGAACAAGCGATCGGTGACGATCGATCTCGGTACGGAGGAGGGCCAGGAGGTCTTCCGCCGCCTCGCACGCGAGGCGGACGTGCTCGTCGAGAACTTTCGAGTAGGGACCTTAGAACGGTGGGGCCTGGGCTACGAGTCGCTCTCCGAGGAGAATCCGGGGCTGATCTACGCGAAGCTCTCGGGGTACGGCGAGTGGGGGCCGAAACGGGACGAGCCGGCGTACGACCTGGCGATCCAGGCCGAGGGCGGATTCATGTCGATTACGGGTATAGAGAACGGCGAGCCGGTTCGCGTCGGCGTCGCCATCGCGGACATCGGCGCGGGGATGTACGCCACGCAGGCGATCCTCGCGGCGCTCTTCCAGCGCGAGATCGGAACCGGTGAGGGGCAGAAGATCGACGTGAGCCTGCTCGACGGGCAGGTCGCCTGGCTCACCTACATGGGGACTTCGTACCTCGCGACCGGTGAGGTGCCGGGGAGAATGGGGAGCAAACACCCGAACATCGTCCCGTATCGGGCGTTCGAGGCCGAAGACGGCTACGTCGTGGTCGCCGCCGCGAGCGAGCCGATCTGGCGACGGCTCTGTGTGGCTATCGGACGCGAGGAGCTCGCGGAGGACGACCGGTTCGCGACGAACGCCGATCGGGTGGCGAACCGCGAGGCGCTCGAGGCGATCCTCGAGTCGGTCTTCGGGAGTTACACCGTCGAGGGCCTGATCGAGCACCTCGCCGACCACGACGTGCCGGCGACGCCGGTCAACGATCTGGAGAGGGTGTTCGACTCGCCACAGGTCGAAGCACGTGGGATGCGCCAGACCGTCTCGCACCCGACTGCTGGATCGATCGACCTGCCGGGCGTGCCGATGCACTTCTCGGGCGCGTCGACGGAGGTACGAAGACACCCGCCACTGCTCGGCGAGCACACCGAGGAGGTGCTCCGCGAGATGGGGTACGAGGACGCTGATATCGCACGATTTCGGGACTCGGGTGCGATCTGA
- a CDS encoding cryptochrome/photolyase family protein, translating into MQLCWHRRDLRVADNLALAACGEALPAFVLDDAVLEHAGAPRVAFMLDALSSLREAYRDLGGDLLVERGDPSTTIADLAVVFDVDRVVWNEDYSGLARERDEAVRAALDEEGIDHGAYHDAVHHEPGTVLTNDGDPYSVYTYFWKKWRDREKADPVSPPTEIADGDGEIPTVSDLGFDEPAGSVPEASTEAAEDLLSAFCDGPIYRYAEDHDYPVRGCTSRLSPHLKFGTIGVRRTWEATEAAKAAAETDEERESVSEFQSQLAWREFYTQVLAYHPHVVTENYREYSNGIEWRNDGEGLAAWKAGETGYPIVDAGMRQLKTESYMHNRLRMIVASFLTKDLMIDWREGYAHFRELLVDHDTGNDNGGWQWAASTGTDAQPYFRVFNPMTQGERYDPDAEYITSYVLELADVDPGTIHSWHELDEDEREEAAPEYPAPIVDHAKRREEAIAMFERARGEA; encoded by the coding sequence ATGCAGCTCTGCTGGCACCGACGGGACCTCCGCGTCGCCGACAACCTGGCGCTCGCCGCCTGCGGGGAGGCCCTCCCGGCCTTCGTCCTCGACGACGCGGTGTTAGAACACGCCGGTGCTCCACGGGTGGCGTTCATGCTCGACGCGCTCTCGTCGCTTCGCGAGGCCTACCGCGACCTGGGTGGCGACCTGCTTGTCGAACGCGGTGATCCCTCGACTACCATCGCGGATCTCGCGGTGGTTTTCGACGTCGACCGGGTCGTCTGGAACGAGGACTACTCCGGGCTCGCGCGGGAGCGGGACGAGGCGGTCCGCGCTGCCCTCGACGAGGAGGGAATCGATCACGGGGCCTACCACGACGCGGTCCACCACGAGCCCGGAACCGTGCTGACCAACGACGGCGACCCGTACTCGGTCTACACCTACTTCTGGAAGAAGTGGCGCGATCGGGAGAAGGCCGACCCGGTCTCACCCCCCACGGAGATCGCGGACGGCGACGGAGAGATCCCGACGGTCTCGGACCTCGGGTTCGACGAGCCGGCGGGGTCGGTGCCGGAGGCGAGCACGGAGGCCGCCGAGGACCTCCTCTCTGCGTTCTGTGACGGTCCGATCTACCGCTACGCCGAGGACCACGACTACCCGGTGCGCGGGTGTACCTCGCGGCTGTCACCGCACCTGAAGTTCGGGACGATCGGCGTTCGACGAACCTGGGAGGCGACCGAGGCGGCGAAAGCGGCCGCCGAGACCGACGAGGAACGCGAGTCGGTCTCCGAGTTCCAGTCTCAGCTCGCCTGGCGGGAGTTCTACACGCAGGTGCTCGCTTACCACCCCCACGTCGTCACGGAGAACTACAGGGAGTACTCGAACGGGATCGAGTGGCGCAACGATGGCGAAGGGCTGGCCGCCTGGAAGGCCGGCGAGACGGGCTACCCGATCGTCGACGCCGGGATGCGCCAGCTGAAAACCGAATCGTACATGCACAACAGACTCCGGATGATCGTCGCCTCCTTTCTGACGAAGGACCTCATGATCGACTGGCGGGAGGGCTATGCGCACTTCAGGGAGCTGCTCGTCGACCACGACACCGGCAACGACAACGGCGGCTGGCAGTGGGCGGCGTCCACCGGTACCGACGCCCAGCCGTACTTCAGGGTGTTCAACCCGATGACCCAGGGCGAACGCTACGACCCCGACGCGGAGTACATCACCTCCTACGTACTCGAACTGGCGGACGTCGACCCGGGGACGATCCACTCCTGGCACGAGCTGGACGAGGACGAACGCGAGGAGGCGGCTCCGGAGTACCCTGCCCCGATCGTCGACCACGCGAAACGCCGGGAGGAGGCGATCGCGATGTTCGAACGCGCACGGGGGGAGGCGTAG
- a CDS encoding vitamin K epoxide reductase family protein, with product MVTESVTTRPHEPDWGYADRVATLFGLFTAVAAVGWLVSVFLTGIHIWALPLPAGVEPSGSMLVITSEYAYLFGVPLALFGAFYYLTTIALAGLWFETRHPFLVKLLTPVTASGVFASAVFVYLQIGVIGAICPFCMVSAAATATLFGLELAILRTSTLPPTRELLVDPAAIVRNGSLTWLVMLVAVGTLSVVAFYAVTLAPVPGA from the coding sequence ATGGTAACCGAATCCGTCACCACTCGTCCACACGAACCCGACTGGGGCTACGCCGACCGGGTCGCGACGCTGTTCGGCCTCTTCACGGCCGTCGCGGCGGTCGGCTGGCTCGTGAGCGTCTTCCTCACCGGGATCCACATCTGGGCGCTCCCGTTGCCGGCGGGAGTCGAACCGAGCGGGAGCATGCTCGTGATCACGAGCGAGTACGCCTACCTCTTCGGCGTGCCGCTCGCGCTGTTCGGGGCGTTCTACTACCTGACGACGATCGCTCTGGCCGGGTTGTGGTTCGAGACCCGTCACCCGTTCCTCGTGAAACTGCTCACCCCGGTCACCGCGAGCGGCGTGTTCGCATCGGCAGTCTTCGTCTACCTCCAGATCGGCGTGATCGGGGCGATCTGTCCGTTCTGCATGGTCTCCGCCGCGGCGACGGCGACCCTGTTCGGCCTCGAACTCGCGATCCTCCGGACGAGTACTCTCCCGCCCACGAGGGAGCTGCTCGTCGACCCCGCTGCGATCGTTCGAAACGGGTCTCTTACCTGGCTCGTGATGCTCGTCGCCGTCGGAACGCTCTCGGTCGTCGCGTTCTACGCAGTGACGCTCGCTCCCGTCCCCGGTGCCTGA
- the pstB gene encoding phosphate ABC transporter ATP-binding protein PstB, with amino-acid sequence MATGENERLISTEVTSRETERSARADETILEAADLDVYYGEEQALLDVSIEIPEKKVTAIIGPSGCGKSTFLRCINRMNDQIEVCRVEGDLRFRGKNVYDDDVDPVALRRKIGQVFQKPNPFPKSIRDNVAYGLKVQGKPATDDDVERALRGAALWSEVEGKLDSSGLDLSGGQQQRLCIARAIAPDPEVVLMDEPTSALDPVAASKIEDLIAELAREYTVVIVTHNMQQAARISDKTAVFLTGGELVEFDDTTTIFENPANQEVEDYITGKFG; translated from the coding sequence ATGGCAACAGGAGAGAACGAACGGCTGATCTCGACGGAGGTAACGAGCAGGGAGACCGAGCGATCGGCGCGGGCCGACGAGACGATCCTGGAGGCGGCCGACCTCGACGTCTACTACGGCGAGGAGCAGGCGCTCCTGGATGTCTCGATCGAGATCCCCGAGAAGAAGGTCACCGCGATCATCGGCCCGTCGGGCTGTGGGAAATCGACGTTCCTGCGGTGTATCAACCGGATGAACGACCAGATCGAGGTCTGTCGCGTCGAGGGCGATCTCCGATTTCGGGGCAAGAACGTCTACGATGACGACGTCGACCCGGTGGCGCTCCGTCGGAAGATCGGGCAGGTGTTCCAGAAACCCAACCCCTTCCCGAAGTCGATCCGGGACAACGTCGCCTACGGGCTGAAGGTTCAGGGCAAGCCCGCGACCGACGACGACGTCGAACGAGCCCTTCGAGGTGCCGCCCTCTGGAGCGAAGTCGAGGGTAAACTCGACTCCTCCGGACTCGATCTCTCCGGCGGGCAGCAGCAACGCCTCTGCATCGCCCGCGCCATCGCGCCCGATCCGGAGGTAGTCCTGATGGACGAGCCGACGAGCGCACTCGACCCGGTCGCGGCGTCGAAGATCGAGGACCTGATCGCCGAACTCGCACGCGAGTACACCGTCGTGATCGTCACGCACAACATGCAGCAGGCCGCCCGAATTTCGGATAAAACGGCCGTGTTCCTCACCGGCGGCGAACTCGTCGAGTTCGACGACACGACGACGATCTTCGAGAACCCGGCGAACCAGGAGGTCGAAGACTACATCACCGGCAAGTTCGGGTGA
- the pstA gene encoding phosphate ABC transporter permease PstA, giving the protein MSTDTDSGVLSEIDLTWVKRKEFLFHATLFLASVFGVVMLGLLVFDVLFETAVGLLVHGIDVTTFLASGASRDWEQAGFLPAIIGSVWLVLLTLVFSFFLGVSTATYLEEYAPNNRIVRLVEANLTNLAGVPSVVYGLLALGVFVNGLRLGSILLAGSIALALLVVPIVIVASQESLRAVPSGMRDGSLATGATRWQTVRGVVFPAALPGIVTGTILALARAIGETAPLIMVGAVLQARQTPDPFSLFGSMPTMIYYWAFRPVTEFHNLAALGILVLLTILVGMYGVAFFVRNRYETRL; this is encoded by the coding sequence ATGAGCACCGATACCGACTCGGGGGTCCTCTCGGAGATCGATCTGACGTGGGTGAAACGAAAGGAGTTCCTCTTCCACGCGACGCTGTTCCTCGCGTCGGTCTTCGGTGTGGTGATGCTCGGGCTGCTCGTCTTCGATGTCCTGTTCGAGACCGCGGTGGGGCTGCTCGTCCACGGCATCGACGTCACCACCTTCCTCGCCAGCGGTGCCTCCCGCGACTGGGAACAGGCAGGCTTCTTGCCCGCGATCATCGGCTCGGTCTGGCTCGTCCTCCTGACACTGGTATTCTCCTTTTTCCTCGGGGTCTCCACCGCGACCTACCTGGAGGAGTACGCGCCGAACAACCGGATCGTCCGCCTGGTCGAGGCGAACTTGACGAACCTCGCGGGGGTGCCGTCGGTCGTCTACGGGCTGTTGGCGCTCGGGGTGTTCGTCAACGGGCTCCGGCTGGGCTCGATCCTGCTCGCCGGCTCGATCGCGCTCGCGCTGCTGGTCGTTCCGATCGTCATCGTCGCGAGCCAGGAGTCGTTGCGTGCCGTCCCGAGCGGGATGCGCGACGGCTCGCTCGCGACGGGGGCGACCCGGTGGCAGACGGTCCGGGGCGTCGTGTTCCCGGCTGCCCTGCCCGGGATCGTCACCGGGACGATCCTCGCGCTCGCCCGGGCGATCGGCGAGACGGCGCCGCTGATCATGGTCGGGGCGGTGCTCCAGGCACGGCAGACGCCCGACCCGTTCTCGCTGTTCGGGTCGATGCCGACGATGATCTACTACTGGGCGTTCCGCCCGGTCACCGAGTTCCACAACCTGGCGGCGCTCGGCATCCTCGTCCTGCTGACGATCCTGGTCGGGATGTACGGCGTCGCCTTCTTCGTCCGAAACAGATACGAAACGAGGCTCTGA